The Spirochaetota bacterium DNA segment AGATGGACAACAGAAGTGTCACCCCGTCGGCGGCAAGGAATGCCGTCGGCACCCGTTTCGTGGATACTGCGAGCACATCGGCGGTCGACGAGGCCCCGGCGGACGATAGCAGCGCATCATAGGAACGTATCGGCAGTTTGACCGGCCTGCCCCAGCCGCCTTCATTTGTAGAGCGTGTTATCAGTGAAAATCCCGCCCCGTCGAAACCGGACGAAGTCTCCGAACCGCTGATGAGTATCGATCTTCCGTCGGCCGTCATGCCGTGCATCATGTTCACGCCCGACCGCAGATTGAACGGCGCAGGCATATCGATGGCCCGTTCCCATCCTTGCGCGCTGCGCTGGGACATCATGATGCGGTATGACGTGCTCGTGCGATTATCATCGCGGTTCCCGCGTATGAAATACAGCGTTTTTCCATCGGGGCTGATGACCGGTGCAAGCTCATCGTAGCGCGTATTGATGGCCTCGCCGAGGTTCTCCATCGGCTGCTGGGCAAAGCATGGGAATATGCTTACTATGAGAAGCAACGCTCTTTTCATATCACCGTCTTCGCAGCGTTTTTATCAATACTGTAATAATGCGGTATCGATGGAAAGTCAACCGATCTCCCGGTCACTCCCATTATCGGCATCGCTACAGCACTATCCTGTCGGCAGGCGTAGTGTTTATCGATGCCCCGCCGTTCTTCGTCACAATGACCATGTTCTCGATGCGGATACCGCCCGTCCCCGGTATATACACGCCCGGCTCTATGGTCACCACGCTCCCCCCCTTGAGCGCTGCAATACCGCCGCGTTCGGAGACGGTCGGCGCCTCATGTATCTCCACACCGACACCATGGCCGAGCCCATGCCCGAAATAGGCGCCGAGCTTGTGCGCTGCAAGCACGGAGCGGGCCGCTGCATCGACATCGGCGGCACGTGCATTGGTCGCTGCTGCGGCTATGCCTGCTTCCTGTGCCTCACGGACAGCATCATATAGTTTCGCGAGCTTCGCATATGATCTCCCTTTTCCGAAGAAGAACGTCCTCGTGGTATCCGTGCAGTACCCGTTGCGCCGCATGCCGAAATCGATGAGCACCATGTCGCCGCGGGTAAGACGGGCGTCCGACGGCACGCCGTGCGGCATCGAGGTACGCACGCCGAAGAGCACTATCGTCTCGAACGACGACGCATCCCCGCCCTCGGAGCGCATGCGGTAGTCGAGTTCCGCGGCGAGCTCTTTTTCGGTCATATCTTCCTTCACGAACGCGAGCGTTCTTGTGAACGCTGTTTCCGCCAAAAGGAGATTCTCCTTTATCAGCGCACGTTCTGCATTGTCCTTCACTTCACGGAATTGCTTGATACAGTCATCTACGAACGCAACGGCAATGCCGGGCGTACAGGCCTCGGTGAACGATTCACCGCTTCGTATCGACACCCCGTTATCGAGCGATACTTTCCCGACACCGTTCCCGGAGAGGAAACGCGCGATACCGACGTCGTAATCGCCGGAAATAAGAACGGCCTTCGCCGAGGGCACGGTCGCTGCTGCATGCTCGTAATATCGGGCGTCGACGAAAAGAAAGGCGCCGTCACGGGTGATGAGCAGTCTCCCGGCGCTCCCGGAAAATCCGGTGAGATAGAAGATATGATGATGATCGGTCACAAGGAGCGGGAGTTCGCATACGCCGCGAACCTTTTCTATCCGTTCATTGTGCATGATCGCCGTCCTGTCCCTGCTGGTTCACTTTGCGGGCACGGGCGGGATATCGGACGGGACCTTTATGACAGCGGCCTTCGAGTTGATATCATCGACCGATGTGTTTATCGACTTGACCTTTCGCATCATCTCGTCGTAGGCGGATTTCATATCGTCATTGAAGGTGAACGCTGGCCGCGCCACCGTCGCGGTCGTCGTCGATACGATGCGCGGCGCTTCAATGACGATGGGCGCTGACGTCGGCGCCTTGGGCCGCATCTGTTCGGTCATCTTCACTCGTACGATATCTCCCCGGCCGTAGCTGTTCTTATACGATACGACATAGCCGTACTCGCCTTTCGCATCGATGGAAAAGTACGCCTCCCAGCCGGTCGTATTGATCGGCGGACCGACACTGACCGGGGGGGACCAGCGGCGCCATGAATTGTCAAGACGCCGGCTCATGAAAATATCGAAGTTGCCGTCCCTGTCGCTCGCAAAATAGAGCGTCTGCCCGTCGGCAGCGAGGAACGGGGTGATCTCCTCGGAATCCGAATTTATCATGAGACCGAGCGATCGCGGGCGAGAGAATGAATTATTGCTCCACGTACTCACAAAAAGGTCATTGCCGTATTCTTCCTGCTCCTTGTAGGAAATGATGAGCGTACGTCCGTCATTCCAGAGGAAGGCTGTGTTCTTCTGCCGCTGACCGCCGCTTAATCCGGCTATCATGAGATAGCTCGTCGCCTGCTGCCAGGAAAAACTGTCGATCTTGACTTCCTGCGGCTTGCTCCATACACCGCCGACATTCTCCACAAGCGAGCACCCCGGGCCGCGATAATTACCGTTGGAATAGGAGCCGAGGACAAGGAGCTTTTTTCCGTCCGGGGTAGCACTGAACACGGCATTGTAGGGCTGCGTGTTGAACGGGAACGGCATCTCCTCCGCCTGCATCCAGCCGCTCGAAAGCAGCCGCGAGGAGAATATCTTGTATGCCGTACTCGGGCTCGCGGCATCGGCCCGGTCGCCGCGTATGAAGAACAGTGTCTTCCCGTCGTATGAAATGACCGGCGCCAATTCGTCGAACGCCGTGTTGATGTTCACACCGAGGTTCTCGATCTGTGCGAACGCCGCTATGGAGAGCGCCAATATCATGGAGAACGCATATTTCATTGCTTTTCCGCTGTGCACCTGCAGGCCATCATCATGCCATAAGTGTAGTCAATTCCCATGGCTCTGTCAACGCGTCACATGTCCTTATCATTTTCGGCGTTTCCGGGTCGAAAATTGACCGCTATCCGCTTCTATCCGATGTCGGCTATTGCGGAAATAAGGGCGTCATTCTCTCGGCGAGCGCCTATGGTGATGCGTACAAAGTCCTTAAGGCGCGGAACAGGGAAATGCCTGATGAATATACCCCTTTCCTTGAGCGATAGATACAGCTCGCGGGCCGAACGCGCCGGCGGTTTGGCAAGTATGAAATTCGAACGGGACGGCAGCACGGCGAAACCCCGGCGGACGAGGATGTCCGTCATGCGTGAACGCTCGGCACAGACAACGGCGGCGTTCTTTTCCATGTATGCGTAATCGTCAATGGCGGCAGCGGCGGCTATCTGCGAAAGGATATTGAGATTATAGGAGTCTTTCACCCGGTACAAGCCCTCGATAAGTGACGCGGATGCGAACGCATACCCGATGCGCATACCGCACAGCGAGAACGATTTCGAGAACGTCCGCGTTACGATGAGGTTCTTCGCCTTCGCGATAAGCGGCAGAAGCGATGTACCCTCCCCGGCAAAGTCGATATACGCCTCATCGATGACGACAAGCCCGCGGAAACGCGTTATGAACCCGGCAAGCCGCTCATACCCGATAAGGATGCCCGTTTGTGCGTTCGGATTGGCAATGAAGGCTGTCGATGTGCTCTTATTCGGGATGGCATCGAGGTCGATGGTGAGGTCCGGGAGCGTCGGTATCACCCTGCAGGGAACACTGAAGCGCATCGCGAGCGTCCGGTAGAGCGTATACGTCGGATCGGTTATCACGGCGAGATGTTTCGGCGATGCGAACGCGTTGAAGATATCGGCGAGTATCTCGTCCGAACCGTTGCCGGCATACACGTTCTCACGGGCGACGCCATAGCGTGCGGCGATCTTCCCGCAGAGCATATCGGCATTGGGCGGCGGATAGAGCCGAAGGCGCCTGGGGTCGAAGGAGCGTATCGCTCGTACCGCCTTCGGCGACGGCGCGAACGGGCTTTCGTTCGTATTGAGCTTTATCACCTGTCCCGTTACGGCGGGCTGCTCACCCGGCACATACGGCGGAAGTTTTTTCAGCATCGTATTCCAGAATTTCATCGCAGATCCTTATCGATACCGTTCTCAGTGTAGCGGCAAATCACAGGCAAGTCAAGCGATAATCCGCCCAACTTCTCACATAAAGTTAAAGAGAAACCACGGAGAAAAGGCTGAGAAAGCACAGAGAGGAGTTGAACATTTTCACCCGAAAGGTGAATACTGCTGCGCATTATCCTCCATATCTTTTCATTGTATTCTCTTTCATTCTCTCTGCGCCCTCTGTGGTTTTATTTTCTTACGTGACAATTCGGGGGCCCTGCGATGCGGTTAGATGAATTGCAGAAGCTCGACAAGTATGGTATAGTGCGAGCATGGCACTTCGAACATCCATCTGTGCGCTCTTGTCCGCAGCCGTGCTCCTCGCTTATCAGCCGCACTCGCCTGTCGCCGAGACGAATTTCATGACCATCGGCTTGGAAGCAGCGTATGGCGAATACCGCGGCTTCTTCGTAAGCGGAACGACCTATGTTCCCTACACCTATCTGGGGCAAAGCGATTCATCCTTCATGCACGTGCACATCAGCGGGATACCGAGCGTCCGCATAGCACCATTCAGGCATCTGGAAGCAAAACTCGAGCTTCCGATAAAATACACCTTCGAGCGCTATGAACACACCGCCGTAAGCTACAGTTCGAATATCATCTTTATCGAGCTTGAATCCGTACGATTGTCGATGAAATATACGCTTATCGACTGGTATCTCTCCGCAGCCCTGTCCCTCGCCTGCGATATTCCGGTGCACTCTACTGCCATGTTCGACGGCAACCGAACGGTGAACGATGCCCTCAATGTCACCGGCGGCGTGCTTGGCGGCGTCATACCGCGTGTGATACCGATCAACCTGTACGTCGGGCTTTACGGACGGACAAAACCCGGCTTAAGCGACAAATATCTCGCAACGGCCGTGCTTGAGTGGGTCACATCGCCTATTGCCGCGATATCACTCGGTGTGCGCAATGACAACAATTGGACGTTCAATTCCAGCGTCGGCAGCTTCGTCGAGCTCTTCGTCGATGTCGGCATCAATTTCAGCGACCGCATACACTGCCACACCGGCTTCTCGAAAAAGCTCGAAGGCATCGTTACGGCGGACGATCGGGTATTCTCGCTCAGGTTCTACTACGATATCTTCTGAGAGTACTACTTCTTCTCGAGCGCATGCTTTATCTTTTCAAATATCCATTTCGACTTGTCAACGAGCACGGCACAGATAAGTATCGACAATGAGGCGAAGAAGACTATCAACGTGATGGCCGCATATGTCTTGGCGCTCCAGGAAAGGGCATGCAGGCAATGCTTGACGAATGACGCGCGTGCCGTACGCACTTCGGAGAACGACACCTTTATCGTGCACAGTTCGTTCTCTTCCGCATAGTCGCCGAGCGTCACGCCGAGGGACTGTATCTGATTCTCCACTTCGAGTATCTGCTTTTCCAGATCGATGAATTCCTTCACCGTACCGCCCTTCCCTTTCAGCGCCATGAGCGAGGTATGCATCGCGAGGAGCGCCCTGCGTTTCGCGCTCGTTTCCTTGAACTCGCTCGTGCGGTCGAATTTATTGACCTCGAACGAGACCACGGTGCCGATCTTCCGGACATCCTCAACCATGGAGTCGAAACGCTCGGGGAGCACGCCGATGGACAGCGAAAGAAAACGCGAACCCTTCAATCCTGAGTTCTGCTCGAACTGGACGACGGCATTGTACGTTGCGATGTTCGTACGCATCTCGCGTTCATTGCGGTCAAAGTCGGACGTATGGCTTGCTATCGATGCAACGCGCTCATATTTCTGATCGATGTTGACGAATGATACATCGGCACTTTCTTTTTTTATCTGCTTCTTGTACGTGGCGATATTTCGCTTGGATGAATAGCCGCCCGATGACCCTTCCGGGGCGTTCATGGCGTTCTGCTGATACTCCTGCTGCACGGCACGGCCGTAGGTCCGGCCGCTCGAGTTGTAGGTATAGCGGAGCTCCCCCGACGCATAGCTGTAGATGAGCCGAAGCGCAGAGAACAACACGAACACGCCGGCATAGATGATAAGACCTGTGATGATCTTCTTACGCATGATCTCCTCCGTTCGTTGACAAAATAGACGCTCCGCCATACTATACGTCACCGCAATGAAAAAACAAGGGAAGATGATGTTCCGATCGACGACCATTTGCGCTGTCAGGCGTGATACACGGGTAGCCGTTGCCGGCGACGGCCAGGTGACCATGGGGAATACCGTGGTAAAGAACGGCGCAGTGAAGATACGAAAGCTTCACAAGGGCGCGGTAGTAAGCGGCTTTGCCGGGGCCACCGCCGATGCATTCACGCTGTTCGAGAAATTCGAAGGCAAGCTCGAGGAATATAACGGGGATATCACCCGTTCGGCCGTCGAACTCGCGCGTGATTGGCGCACCGACAGGATGCTCCGCCGCCTTGAGGCGCTGCTCCTCGTGGCGAACCGCGAGAAGATACTCCTCATCTCGGGCAGCGGCGACGTGATCGAACCCGACGACGATGTGCTCACGATAGGCAGCGGCGGCATGTACGCAAAAGCGGCAGCGGTGGCGCTCCTGGGGCACACAACGCTCAGCGCGGAAGAAATAGCGAAGCGCTCCCTCGAGATAGCATCGGAGATATGCATTTATACGAATAAGAACATCACCGTCGAGGTGCTGTCGTGAGCACCGACGGGCTTACACCGCGCGAGATAGTCAAAGCGCTCGATACCTATATCATCGGTCAGGAAGCGGCGAAAAAGTCGGTGGCGATAGCGCTCCGCAACCGCTGGCGCAGAAAGAAAGTGCCTCCGGAAATGCGCGATGAAGTGGCGCCGAAGAACATCATCATGATGGGCCCCACCGGCTGCGGCAAGACCGAGATAGCGCGCCGATTGGCGAAGCTCGTCAATGCGCCGTTCATCAAGGTGGAAGCGACGAAATATACCGAGGTCGGCTATGTCGGCCGCGACGTGGAATCGATGGTGCGCGATCTCGTCAACATCGCCATCAACGATGTGCGCTCCATCATGCTGAAGGACGTCGAGGCGAAAGCGAAGGAAATGGCCGAGGACCGCCTGCTGGAACTTATCATCCCGTCGCTCAAACAGGAGAACGACGGCGCCGCTGCGAATGAATTGCCCGAAGAAGCGGAGAAAAAGCGCATTGTCCGCGAACAGCTCCGTGCCGATCTCAAGGCCGGCAAGTATGAAAGCACCGTCGTCGAGATAAAGGTCAAGAACCAGCGCACGCCCATGGTGGAGATAATGCCGGGCATGAACCCCGAGGATATGGAAGCGTTCCAGTCCATGATCGGATCCATCGCCCCGCAGCGAAAAAAGACGAAGCACATGACGGTCGGTGAAGCACGGGACCATATCATCGAAGAGCTTTCCGAATCGCTCATCGATATGGATAAGGTCGTCGCCACCGCGCTTGAGAACGTACAGTCGATGGGGATAATCTTCCTTGACGAGATAGACAAGATCGCATCCCCCGGGCGTGCGGACAGCCATGACGTTGCGCGCCACGGCGTTCAGCGGGACCTTCTGCCCATCGTAGAGGGAACGAGCGTTACCACACGCTACGGCGTGGTGAAGACCGATCATATACTGTTCATCGCCGCCGGTGCGTTCCATCACACGAAGCCCTCGGACCTCATCCCGGAGCTGCAGGGGCGCTTCCCCATACGCGTCGAACTGAAGGCGCTCACGCAGGACGATTTCAGGCAGATACTCACCCAGCCGAAGAACGCGATAACCCGGCAGTATGCGGAGCTCTTAAAGACAGAGTCGGTGAAAATATCGTA contains these protein-coding regions:
- a CDS encoding Xaa-Pro peptidase family protein, with amino-acid sequence MHNERIEKVRGVCELPLLVTDHHHIFYLTGFSGSAGRLLITRDGAFLFVDARYYEHAAATVPSAKAVLISGDYDVGIARFLSGNGVGKVSLDNGVSIRSGESFTEACTPGIAVAFVDDCIKQFREVKDNAERALIKENLLLAETAFTRTLAFVKEDMTEKELAAELDYRMRSEGGDASSFETIVLFGVRTSMPHGVPSDARLTRGDMVLIDFGMRRNGYCTDTTRTFFFGKGRSYAKLAKLYDAVREAQEAGIAAAATNARAADVDAAARSVLAAHKLGAYFGHGLGHGVGVEIHEAPTVSERGGIAALKGGSVVTIEPGVYIPGTGGIRIENMVIVTKNGGASINTTPADRIVL
- the hisC gene encoding histidinol-phosphate transaminase yields the protein MKFWNTMLKKLPPYVPGEQPAVTGQVIKLNTNESPFAPSPKAVRAIRSFDPRRLRLYPPPNADMLCGKIAARYGVARENVYAGNGSDEILADIFNAFASPKHLAVITDPTYTLYRTLAMRFSVPCRVIPTLPDLTIDLDAIPNKSTSTAFIANPNAQTGILIGYERLAGFITRFRGLVVIDEAYIDFAGEGTSLLPLIAKAKNLIVTRTFSKSFSLCGMRIGYAFASASLIEGLYRVKDSYNLNILSQIAAAAAIDDYAYMEKNAAVVCAERSRMTDILVRRGFAVLPSRSNFILAKPPARSARELYLSLKERGIFIRHFPVPRLKDFVRITIGARRENDALISAIADIG
- a CDS encoding DUF4349 domain-containing protein, which produces MRKKIITGLIIYAGVFVLFSALRLIYSYASGELRYTYNSSGRTYGRAVQQEYQQNAMNAPEGSSGGYSSKRNIATYKKQIKKESADVSFVNIDQKYERVASIASHTSDFDRNEREMRTNIATYNAVVQFEQNSGLKGSRFLSLSIGVLPERFDSMVEDVRKIGTVVSFEVNKFDRTSEFKETSAKRRALLAMHTSLMALKGKGGTVKEFIDLEKQILEVENQIQSLGVTLGDYAEENELCTIKVSFSEVRTARASFVKHCLHALSWSAKTYAAITLIVFFASLSILICAVLVDKSKWIFEKIKHALEKK
- the hslV gene encoding ATP-dependent protease subunit HslV; the encoded protein is MFRSTTICAVRRDTRVAVAGDGQVTMGNTVVKNGAVKIRKLHKGAVVSGFAGATADAFTLFEKFEGKLEEYNGDITRSAVELARDWRTDRMLRRLEALLLVANREKILLISGSGDVIEPDDDVLTIGSGGMYAKAAAVALLGHTTLSAEEIAKRSLEIASEICIYTNKNITVEVLS
- the hslU gene encoding ATP-dependent protease ATPase subunit HslU, which encodes MSTDGLTPREIVKALDTYIIGQEAAKKSVAIALRNRWRRKKVPPEMRDEVAPKNIIMMGPTGCGKTEIARRLAKLVNAPFIKVEATKYTEVGYVGRDVESMVRDLVNIAINDVRSIMLKDVEAKAKEMAEDRLLELIIPSLKQENDGAAANELPEEAEKKRIVREQLRADLKAGKYESTVVEIKVKNQRTPMVEIMPGMNPEDMEAFQSMIGSIAPQRKKTKHMTVGEARDHIIEELSESLIDMDKVVATALENVQSMGIIFLDEIDKIASPGRADSHDVARHGVQRDLLPIVEGTSVTTRYGVVKTDHILFIAAGAFHHTKPSDLIPELQGRFPIRVELKALTQDDFRQILTQPKNAITRQYAELLKTESVKISYADEAIDYIAALAFEVNSNTENIGARRLSTIMEKILEELSFDADANAGKNITIDKAYCQERLKDIVTNKDLSRYIL